In Pseudobdellovibrionaceae bacterium, the following proteins share a genomic window:
- the tnpB gene encoding IS66 family insertion sequence element accessory protein TnpB: MSIRLRSGHRVFIYSDYQDLRAGFDSLAMVVREKMKRDLLEGDLFIFIGRNRKRLKALCYDGTGLLLFAKRLERGQFMALDRLEDFEITIEEMDQLLCGGYVRRRRFGEEALTLPRSQVSIHCYETPGARDQPGSFA, from the coding sequence ATGAGCATTAGACTTCGCTCTGGTCACCGGGTTTTTATTTACTCCGATTATCAGGATTTACGTGCGGGATTTGACAGTTTGGCAATGGTTGTTCGGGAGAAGATGAAAAGGGACCTTCTCGAGGGAGATCTCTTTATCTTCATCGGTCGCAATCGAAAGCGATTAAAGGCACTCTGCTATGATGGAACAGGCCTTTTGCTGTTTGCCAAGCGACTTGAAAGAGGCCAGTTTATGGCCCTGGATCGCCTAGAAGACTTTGAAATCACTATCGAAGAAATGGATCAATTACTGTGTGGCGGATACGTCCGTCGGCGTCGCTTTGGCGAAGAGGCGTTGACCTTACCTCGAAGTCAAGTCAGTATCCATTGTTATGAGACCCCTGGAGCAAGAGACCAACCCGGAAGTTTTGCGTGA
- a CDS encoding DUF4160 domain-containing protein — protein MPVIIRFRNIRFVIVPGDHGYPHVHVLGKNAEAKFRLDKVECLENKGFSKKALNEIEKQVVKYQELLLEAWDDWQN, from the coding sequence ATGCCGGTGATTATCCGATTTAGGAATATCAGGTTTGTTATCGTTCCCGGAGATCACGGGTATCCCCATGTGCATGTACTGGGGAAAAATGCTGAAGCTAAATTTCGGCTGGATAAGGTGGAGTGCTTGGAAAATAAAGGCTTTAGCAAGAAGGCACTCAACGAAATTGAAAAACAAGTGGTGAAGTATCAGGAGCTTCTTTTGGAGGCATGGGATGACTGGCAAAATTAA
- a CDS encoding IS66 family transposase: MRPLEQETNPEVLREYAMLATKEVERLSQLLKEAQSQRQSQEFLSTDLRDQLSRLQCKFFGSGPERVPHNRPISNAKQSEVLLHSQSEARESANCEKIKAFDNEKYFEAFYDFNELGLSELSKQYELQEGEYWEEIPGLFQTSQEITVTERVYKKVIHKQKKYRLVSSRKRAKEVIITAPGPAKVRRGCQYSVDFALSVVSDKYEYHVPLERQRRQMESAGLKVSVKSLYNLCAGVADHCNVVLEGIRQDIIRDKVASHIDETTWPLQGNKSQCYVWTLSNRSGNYYQFEPTRSGTVAEEILKGFSGCLMADGFSGYNRFKLAPNIILGNCWSHARREFFELHGSYPKESVEILDLIDELFAIERSAKTWEELKSLREEKSRLQIKKIYEWLIETRKKHLRSVGLSKAIDYSLGRWKELTAFLDNLALPLSNNDAERSLRHVVMGRKNFNGSKTINGADVATALYTVIETCKKVGIAPRAYLKYLIQTNSDKRHQPLTPLALAKKLNQESRAS, encoded by the coding sequence ATGAGACCCCTGGAGCAAGAGACCAACCCGGAAGTTTTGCGTGAGTATGCGATGCTGGCGACCAAAGAGGTCGAGCGGTTAAGTCAGCTGCTTAAGGAGGCTCAGTCCCAACGCCAGTCTCAGGAGTTTTTGTCTACTGATCTTCGGGATCAACTCTCAAGGCTACAGTGCAAGTTTTTTGGCAGCGGCCCAGAAAGAGTTCCTCACAATCGACCAATCTCAAATGCAAAGCAGTCGGAAGTGCTTTTACACTCACAGTCTGAGGCGCGCGAATCTGCCAACTGCGAAAAGATTAAGGCATTTGATAACGAGAAGTACTTCGAGGCGTTTTATGATTTTAATGAGCTGGGCCTAAGCGAGCTATCAAAGCAATATGAGCTTCAGGAAGGGGAATACTGGGAGGAGATCCCAGGCCTTTTTCAAACTAGCCAAGAGATAACCGTAACAGAGCGGGTGTACAAAAAAGTTATCCACAAGCAAAAGAAGTACCGATTAGTGAGTTCGAGAAAAAGGGCAAAAGAGGTGATCATTACGGCACCTGGGCCCGCCAAGGTGCGCCGAGGCTGTCAATACTCAGTGGATTTTGCACTGTCTGTGGTGAGCGACAAATATGAATATCATGTGCCCCTAGAGCGTCAGCGCCGGCAGATGGAGTCTGCTGGCCTTAAGGTCTCAGTGAAAAGTCTGTACAACCTCTGTGCTGGTGTTGCGGACCACTGCAATGTTGTTTTAGAGGGAATTAGGCAAGACATCATTAGGGACAAGGTCGCTAGTCACATCGATGAAACCACGTGGCCACTTCAGGGCAATAAGAGCCAGTGCTATGTGTGGACTTTGTCTAACAGATCAGGCAACTACTACCAGTTCGAGCCGACTCGCTCGGGGACGGTTGCAGAGGAGATTTTAAAGGGATTTAGTGGCTGTCTGATGGCAGATGGATTTAGTGGTTATAATCGCTTTAAGTTGGCCCCGAACATTATTTTAGGCAACTGTTGGTCTCATGCTCGGAGAGAATTTTTTGAGCTCCACGGTAGCTACCCAAAAGAGTCCGTGGAAATATTGGATCTGATTGATGAGCTTTTTGCGATCGAGCGGTCGGCAAAGACCTGGGAAGAGTTAAAAAGCCTACGGGAAGAGAAATCCAGGCTCCAGATTAAGAAAATTTACGAGTGGCTTATCGAGACCAGGAAGAAACATCTGAGATCAGTAGGTTTATCCAAGGCCATTGATTACAGTCTAGGTCGGTGGAAGGAGTTGACGGCATTTTTAGATAACTTGGCCTTACCTCTGAGCAACAATGATGCTGAAAGAAGCCTCAGGCACGTAGTTATGGGGCGAAAGAACTTCAATGGTTCAAAAACGATCAATGGAGCAGATGTGGCTACCGCGCTGTACACGGTCATCGAAACCTGCAAGAAAGTCGGGATAGCTCCTAGAGCCTATCTGAAATACCTGATCCAGACCAACTCGGACAAACGCCACCAGCCACTTACTCCGCTTGCGCTAGCCAAAAAACTCAATCAGGAATCAAGGGCCTCATAG
- a CDS encoding RHS repeat-associated core domain-containing protein, translating into MNGNRLEKLSPQGSILASFDEQDRILTSGNLSFSYNNNGDLVSYSDSSQSPTQFYSFDYDVFGNLRSAQLPNGDQIEYMIDGQNRRVGKKLNGSLVQAFIYQDQLNPIAELDSQGSVKSIFVYGSKAHVPDYMIQGPKKFKIISDHLGSVRMVIDLTDNSVVQETDYDEYGVVLLDSNPGFQPFGFAGGITDQHTNLVRFGARDYMAAVGRWMSKDPIGFNGGDLNHYKYSNSDPTNFVDLAGQDSWLIIDSGHVGVVVDDPANPGGTVRIDLYPNESIPIVNVVGDGLTGGGHTGRVDIDHSNSRDRGTEIPWSRIPQGSNKDQEVIDKARQLQDQFDNGQKNYNPIGFDPSGQNLNCWGFAGGLR; encoded by the coding sequence ATGAACGGGAATCGTTTAGAAAAACTCTCCCCCCAAGGATCAATCCTTGCCTCCTTTGACGAGCAGGACAGAATTCTCACCTCTGGAAATTTAAGTTTTTCTTACAACAATAACGGAGACCTGGTCTCTTATTCCGACTCTAGCCAATCTCCTACTCAGTTTTACTCCTTTGATTATGACGTCTTCGGGAATTTAAGATCCGCTCAGCTTCCTAATGGCGACCAGATCGAATACATGATCGACGGACAAAACCGCAGAGTCGGCAAAAAACTCAACGGCTCACTCGTGCAAGCGTTTATCTACCAAGATCAACTCAACCCCATTGCTGAACTCGATAGCCAAGGCTCAGTCAAATCCATCTTCGTCTATGGATCTAAAGCCCATGTCCCTGATTACATGATTCAAGGGCCTAAGAAGTTTAAAATCATCTCCGATCACTTAGGCTCTGTCCGCATGGTCATTGATCTTACTGACAACTCCGTCGTCCAAGAAACCGACTACGACGAATACGGTGTGGTCTTGTTAGATTCAAACCCCGGCTTTCAGCCCTTTGGATTTGCCGGGGGTATCACAGACCAGCACACCAATCTTGTTCGCTTTGGAGCACGAGATTACATGGCAGCCGTGGGAAGGTGGATGAGTAAGGATCCGATTGGGTTCAATGGTGGCGACTTGAATCACTACAAATACTCAAATTCCGACCCTACAAATTTCGTTGATTTGGCTGGCCAGGATTCCTGGCTGATAATCGATTCAGGCCATGTTGGGGTCGTAGTTGATGATCCAGCCAATCCGGGAGGTACCGTGAGAATTGACCTGTATCCTAACGAATCAATTCCAATCGTCAATGTTGTTGGTGATGGGTTAACCGGAGGTGGCCACACTGGGAGGGTCGACATCGACCACAGCAATTCTCGGGACAGAGGAACCGAAATTCCTTGGTCGCGAATTCCGCAAGGTTCAAATAAAGACCAGGAAGTCATTGATAAGGCCCGCCAACTTCAAGATCAATTTGATAACGGGCAAAAGAACTACAATCCCATCGGCTTTGATCCTTCTGGCCAGAACTTGAACTGCTGGGGTTTTGCCGGTGGACTGCGGTAA
- a CDS encoding CPBP family intramembrane metalloprotease has translation MMTKRSRLLSYSLLIILLYGALRALVYDSMKNNSFDDWVARDSVMDIPRTLCFVLTLYICKRHLSWAELGVHWQGKWGAFFLLVAFSLISLKSRSFQFFTGDIGDSQIAMLIISSFVVGFFEEFLFRGLAYIALSKQYSPTAAIWISSLIFMIYHVQAQPYYHFPELFAYGLVYAGARSIGISIVWLSLLHGIDDSLVLLLARPYPGFNMAYYEKIFYLVVVFLLLLASRKRKRTHLT, from the coding sequence ATGATGACAAAACGATCAAGGCTACTGTCGTATTCGCTGCTAATCATTTTGTTATATGGTGCCTTAAGAGCTCTTGTTTATGACTCTATGAAGAACAACTCATTTGATGACTGGGTTGCGCGGGACTCCGTTATGGATATTCCGCGCACACTTTGTTTCGTCCTTACGCTGTATATTTGTAAACGGCACCTGTCATGGGCCGAATTGGGAGTTCATTGGCAAGGCAAATGGGGCGCATTTTTTCTGTTAGTTGCATTTTCGCTGATATCTTTGAAATCAAGGTCATTTCAATTCTTTACAGGAGATATTGGAGATTCTCAAATTGCAATGCTCATCATCAGTAGTTTTGTCGTTGGCTTTTTTGAGGAATTTTTGTTCCGTGGGTTAGCCTACATCGCCCTCTCGAAGCAATATTCTCCTACCGCAGCGATCTGGATTAGCTCCCTGATTTTTATGATATATCATGTCCAAGCTCAACCCTATTACCATTTTCCCGAACTGTTTGCATATGGATTAGTTTACGCAGGAGCCAGGTCTATAGGAATATCTATTGTATGGCTATCCCTCCTTCATGGCATAGACGACTCACTTGTTCTTCTTTTAGCTCGACCTTACCCCGGTTTTAATATGGCGTACTATGAAAAGATATTCTACCTAGTTGTAGTATTTCTTTTGTTACTTGCCTCTAGAAAACGTAAAAGAACTCACTTAACTTGA
- a CDS encoding transcriptional regulator, which translates to MSKEGLKFSDKVLEELRDPEFAALYLNEHLDYEGELKQELLLQAFSNLIEAHGASQLAKKTKIARRTLYSAFEENGNPTLATLIKLMSEIGVTLEFKHKIKKAN; encoded by the coding sequence ATGTCAAAAGAAGGACTTAAATTTAGCGATAAGGTACTTGAGGAGCTGAGAGATCCTGAATTTGCGGCGCTTTATCTGAATGAACATTTGGATTATGAAGGCGAATTGAAACAGGAGCTTCTTCTCCAGGCCTTTAGTAACTTGATTGAGGCCCACGGAGCCAGTCAACTAGCCAAGAAGACAAAAATTGCCCGGAGAACACTCTATTCAGCTTTTGAGGAGAACGGAAACCCCACTTTGGCGACCCTTATAAAGCTGATGAGTGAAATAGGGGTCACCCTGGAATTCAAACATAAAATCAAGAAGGCAAACTAA
- a CDS encoding BrnA antitoxin family protein, whose protein sequence is MTGKIKKKKIKYGDEELDRDEFDVKNAKFRVTAFVDSEVVEALRKQAKTQGKGYQTLMNEILREAVLGDSSYESRLKKLEKAVFKKRA, encoded by the coding sequence ATGACTGGCAAAATTAAGAAAAAGAAAATTAAATATGGCGACGAGGAACTCGATCGTGACGAATTTGATGTTAAAAATGCCAAGTTTCGAGTGACGGCTTTTGTTGATTCAGAAGTCGTCGAAGCTCTGAGGAAACAGGCCAAAACTCAAGGTAAGGGCTATCAAACACTCATGAACGAGATTCTCAGGGAAGCTGTTCTCGGGGATTCTAGCTATGAATCTCGACTCAAAAAACTTGAGAAGGCTGTCTTTAAAAAACGAGCCTAG
- a CDS encoding DUF4258 domain-containing protein yields MSRISECIDAGQYRYFEHAEERIQQRKVSRLEVKQVLRSGHHEKSKDVFREEYGNWCYSVKGRTVDKRVLRIAVTFDENEMLIVTVIALSK; encoded by the coding sequence ATGTCGAGAATCTCCGAGTGCATAGATGCGGGTCAATACCGTTATTTTGAGCATGCTGAGGAGAGGATTCAACAGAGAAAGGTTTCTCGCCTGGAGGTGAAGCAGGTTCTTCGCAGTGGGCATCATGAGAAGAGTAAGGATGTCTTTCGCGAGGAGTACGGAAATTGGTGTTACTCGGTAAAGGGAAGGACGGTTGATAAACGGGTTTTACGGATTGCGGTTACTTTTGATGAAAATGAGATGTTGATTGTTACCGTTATCGCCCTGTCAAAATAA
- a CDS encoding type II toxin-antitoxin system RelE/ParE family toxin, which translates to MTISVKHRVAIRFVDSTGKAPFDQWFDGLKDKSGKAKVVVRIERAESGLFGDHKGVGDGVIELRIDSGPGYRIYFGIHEDKIILLLLGGDKGSQESDIKKAKEYWAEFKIRPETK; encoded by the coding sequence ATGACCATCTCTGTAAAGCATCGGGTTGCCATTAGGTTTGTGGACTCAACGGGGAAAGCTCCGTTTGATCAATGGTTTGATGGTTTAAAAGACAAAAGCGGAAAGGCAAAAGTTGTTGTTAGAATTGAGAGGGCTGAAAGCGGCCTTTTTGGAGATCACAAGGGAGTCGGCGACGGGGTTATTGAGCTGAGGATCGATTCTGGGCCTGGGTATCGGATTTATTTTGGAATTCATGAGGATAAGATAATCCTTTTGCTGCTCGGCGGAGATAAAGGGTCTCAAGAATCAGACATCAAAAAAGCAAAGGAATATTGGGCCGAGTTTAAAATCCGGCCTGAAACTAAGTAG
- a CDS encoding RHS repeat-associated core domain-containing protein, producing MVIDLSDNSIAQEIDYDEYGVILSDSNPGFQPFGFAGGLTDQHTNLVRFGARDYMAAVGRWTSKDPIGFDGGSPNLYGYVVNDPINLIDITGESELDPEIPPMSREELLRWIREEGSRRIRERLEFCRKNPSAKICKPPELLPNPNPNSNGGGGIRGQCPGGSTRT from the coding sequence ATGGTCATTGATCTTAGTGATAACTCCATCGCCCAAGAAATCGACTACGACGAGTACGGTGTTATCCTCTCAGATTCAAACCCAGGATTTCAGCCCTTTGGATTTGCCGGTGGTTTGACGGATCAGCACACAAATCTCGTGCGCTTTGGGGCACGAGATTACATGGCAGCCGTGGGAAGGTGGACGAGCAAGGATCCGATTGGGTTTGATGGTGGGAGTCCGAATTTGTACGGGTATGTGGTAAATGACCCCATAAATTTAATTGATATTACCGGCGAAAGTGAATTGGACCCAGAAATCCCTCCAATGTCTCGCGAGGAATTGTTGAGATGGATTCGAGAGGAGGGTTCGAGAAGGATTAGAGAACGGTTGGAATTCTGTAGAAAGAACCCTTCCGCGAAAATATGTAAACCACCAGAGCTTCTACCTAATCCAAATCCGAATTCAAATGGTGGTGGTGGCATAAGAGGTCAGTGTCCAGGAGGCTCAACGAGAACATGA
- a CDS encoding RHS repeat-associated core domain-containing protein has product MNGNRLEKLSPQGSVLASFDEQDRILTSGSLSFSYNNNGDLVSYSDSSQSPTQFFSFDYDVFGNLRGVQLPNGDQIEYMIDGQNRRVGKKLNGSLIQGFIYQDQLNPIAELDGAGSVKSIFVYGSKAHVPDYMIQGPKKYKIISDHLGSVRMVIDLTDNSVAQEIDYDEYGVVLADSNPGFQPFGFAGGITDQHTNLVRFGARDYMAEVGRWTLMDSSLFTDGLGLYHYVSQDPINYIDISGYNKRFPGPNLTNAGGTIGIGGGRGGGYTVTPRTTRGGGRGVRVNFNDGRVVDITKDRVKEYRPNPNTRSGKERVIFDEGTPRTERWPNDPKKRPPTPEELDFLNRQCPVASGENE; this is encoded by the coding sequence ATGAATGGGAATCGTTTAGAAAAACTCTCCCCCCAAGGATCTGTCCTTGCCTCCTTTGACGAGCAGGACAGAATTCTCACCTCTGGGAGTTTAAGTTTTTCCTACAACAATAACGGGGACCTGGTCTCTTATTCCGATTCCAGCCAATCGCCCACTCAGTTTTTCTCCTTCGACTATGACGTCTTCGGAAACCTGCGTGGCGTTCAGCTGCCAAACGGCGACCAGATCGAATACATGATCGATGGACAAAACCGCAGAGTCGGCAAAAAACTCAACGGATCACTCATTCAGGGCTTTATCTACCAGGATCAACTCAACCCCATTGCCGAACTCGATGGAGCAGGTTCAGTCAAATCCATCTTCGTCTATGGATCTAAAGCCCATGTCCCTGATTACATGATTCAAGGGCCTAAAAAATATAAAATCATCTCCGATCACTTAGGATCTGTCCGCATGGTCATTGACCTTACTGACAACTCCGTCGCCCAAGAAATCGACTACGACGAATACGGCGTGGTGCTCGCAGATTCAAATCCAGGATTTCAGCCCTTTGGATTTGCCGGTGGTATCACCGATCAGCACACCAATCTCGTTAGATTCGGGGCACGGGACTACATGGCAGAGGTTGGAAGGTGGACTCTGATGGACTCCTCCCTTTTCACCGATGGACTGGGGCTATACCATTATGTCAGCCAAGATCCGATTAACTACATTGACATCAGTGGCTACAATAAGCGATTTCCCGGCCCGAACCTAACAAACGCCGGAGGTACTATTGGAATTGGTGGAGGTCGCGGAGGTGGATACACAGTTACGCCACGAACAACCAGGGGTGGAGGTAGAGGCGTTAGAGTCAACTTCAATGACGGGCGAGTGGTTGACATAACCAAAGATCGGGTTAAAGAATACAGGCCCAACCCAAATACCAGATCAGGAAAGGAACGCGTAATTTTCGACGAGGGCACACCCAGAACTGAAAGATGGCCAAATGATCCCAAAAAGCGACCGCCAACACCAGAAGAACTGGACTTTCTAAACCGACAGTGCCCTGTCGCATCCGGAGAAAATGAGTAA
- a CDS encoding tyrosine-type recombinase/integrase, with amino-acid sequence MNESSEKPPKDPTFSLKNPSVSLVNSRGFEKQISNKAQAQRLIFGSLPSQEQGLLFSWLYQKSPRTRRYYQRIWGEFLGLFENSIRSLHDIEIGHLVVFLKTKESLKPASRNLAKNSLSSFLSFLTKSGFLEKNPGLSLSSIPVPDRVGTKVLSLEQLQRMYECEESPRNRALMKLLYFSGMRVSELCGLRLKDLIKKSDSDTKIQILGKGGVARVILVPSEVIGEIFEYRKSLGLNSDPESPLFVSGKGEGKPLNPSQIYRIIKMAAVRAKVRPIPSPHWFRHTSATHALENGAPIHVVQKTLGHKSVSTTGRYLEANPMESNANWLEWE; translated from the coding sequence GTGAATGAAAGTTCTGAAAAACCACCTAAAGACCCCACTTTCTCTCTCAAAAACCCGTCGGTCTCGCTAGTCAATTCCCGCGGATTCGAAAAACAAATCTCAAATAAAGCCCAAGCCCAAAGGCTTATCTTTGGCTCATTGCCATCTCAAGAACAGGGCTTACTATTCTCATGGCTTTACCAAAAATCCCCCAGGACCCGTCGCTACTACCAAAGAATCTGGGGCGAGTTCTTAGGGCTTTTTGAAAACTCCATTAGGAGCCTTCACGATATCGAAATTGGTCACCTGGTGGTTTTCCTAAAAACCAAAGAAAGCCTTAAGCCTGCATCGAGAAATCTGGCTAAAAACTCCCTTTCAAGTTTTTTGTCTTTTCTCACCAAATCAGGCTTTTTAGAAAAAAACCCAGGCCTCAGTCTGAGCTCCATTCCGGTTCCCGATAGGGTAGGGACCAAGGTCTTGTCATTAGAGCAGCTGCAAAGAATGTATGAGTGTGAGGAAAGCCCAAGAAATCGGGCCCTGATGAAGCTTCTTTATTTTTCAGGCATGAGGGTGAGTGAGCTTTGCGGGTTAAGGCTTAAGGATTTGATCAAAAAAAGTGATTCTGACACCAAAATCCAGATTCTTGGAAAGGGCGGGGTGGCGAGAGTTATTCTGGTTCCAAGTGAAGTCATTGGGGAGATTTTTGAGTACCGAAAATCTTTGGGGCTTAATTCTGATCCCGAAAGTCCACTTTTTGTCTCGGGAAAAGGTGAGGGTAAGCCTCTAAACCCAAGCCAAATTTATAGGATCATTAAGATGGCGGCGGTTAGGGCCAAAGTAAGACCCATTCCCTCGCCTCACTGGTTTAGGCACACCTCGGCCACCCATGCTCTTGAAAACGGGGCTCCCATTCATGTGGTGCAAAAAACCTTGGGGCATAAGTCAGTTTCGACCACGGGGCGGTATTTGGAAGCCAATCCCATGGAGTCGAATGCTAATTGGCTGGAGTGGGAGTGA
- a CDS encoding RHS repeat-associated core domain-containing protein has product MNGNRLEKLSPQGSVSATFDEQDRILTSGNLSFSYNNNGDLVSYSDSSQSPTQFYSFDYDVFGNLRGVLLPNGDQIEYMIDGQNRRVGKKLNGSLVQGFIYQDQLNPIAELDSQGSVKSIFVYGSKAHVPDYMIQGPKKFKIISDHLGSVRMVIDLTDNSVVQEIDYDEYGVVLLDSNPGFQPFGFAGGITDQHTNLVRFGARDYMAAVGRWTSKDPIGFEGGNGNLYGYVQNDSMNSVDPSGLRDLLPIGNVGGHIPGTSPTGETNFGGQAGEINVPQINGQAIGSFAKCMATGTISSLGLTHAIIAAGCISTFTGNPAGARACISAAALAASPQAVGWAMYCYDKVEGKDKENKCSTPSIEK; this is encoded by the coding sequence ATGAATGGGAATCGTTTAGAAAAACTCTCACCTCAAGGATCAGTCTCGGCCACCTTTGACGAGCAGGACAGAATTCTCACCTCTGGAAATTTAAGTTTTTCCTACAACAATAACGGAGACCTGGTCTCTTATTCCGATTCCAGCCAATCGCCCACTCAGTTTTACTCCTTCGACTATGACGTCTTCGGAAACCTGCGTGGAGTTCTGCTCCCTAACGGCGACCAGATCGAATACATGATCGACGGACAAAACCGCAGAGTCGGCAAAAAACTCAACGGTTCACTCGTTCAGGGCTTTATCTACCAGGATCAGCTGAACCCCATTGCTGAACTCGACAGCCAAGGCTCAGTCAAATCCATCTTCGTCTACGGATCTAAAGCCCATGTCCCCGATTACATGATTCAAGGGCCTAAGAAGTTTAAAATCATCTCCGATCACTTAGGCTCTGTCCGCATGGTCATTGACCTTACTGACAACTCCGTCGTCCAAGAAATCGACTATGACGAATACGGGGTGGTCTTGTTAGATTCAAACCCAGGATTTCAGCCCTTTGGCTTTGCCGGTGGTATCACCGATCAGCACACCAATCTCGTGCGATTTGGGGCCCGAGACTACATGGCAGCCGTGGGAAGATGGACGAGCAAGGACCCGATTGGGTTTGAGGGTGGGAATGGGAATTTGTATGGGTACGTGCAAAACGATTCCATGAACTCCGTGGATCCGAGCGGCCTGAGGGATTTATTGCCAATCGGAAATGTAGGCGGTCACATCCCAGGGACATCTCCCACAGGAGAGACTAATTTCGGTGGTCAGGCAGGTGAAATCAATGTGCCCCAGATAAATGGACAGGCAATTGGTAGTTTCGCCAAATGTATGGCAACAGGTACAATTTCTTCACTGGGTCTAACCCACGCGATTATCGCCGCCGGATGCATATCCACCTTTACAGGGAACCCCGCAGGAGCTAGGGCATGCATAAGTGCCGCCGCACTCGCTGCGAGCCCACAGGCCGTTGGATGGGCCATGTACTGCTACGACAAGGTAGAAGGCAAAGATAAGGAAAACAAGTGTTCCACCCCTTCAATTGAAAAATGA
- a CDS encoding HNH endonuclease yields MNQQNDFEKHLPQKIKDIHHKALQASARYKAAEVDLMNILDQVDLYRVYLRYGFNSLFQYAVHGLGLADNVAYTFINVTRKSREVPELKEEITKGALTVSKARKITAVINPENKSHWIELAKTAPQSKVEREVAKENPQEARKGRMDFVHPQNEIQEKVAILQQPSVVRVQLQVGISEKLMMKIRRAQDLVGQKSKKPAGLEETLAALVDLYLEKHDPVEKAKRQLIRGKLAGVSQSTSPKNQNDSKQNENENENENENENENENENTSAQIQRDSKPNETRNKSRNGNGNSNHSSMTQSCPELVLRQVVEMPASKESPKTTNLQDRKVDNGIGPMGRQGSSTGKREEIKDEVGTEKDEANSTTHEKREHDTTNGAKPLPMNKQIRRRPLPAATKHQVMLKFAGRCSHVNHQGERCREMKFLEIHHLKPVSLGGSNLLENLTLLCSGHHRAQHLSGLPSLPLPS; encoded by the coding sequence TTGAATCAGCAGAATGACTTTGAAAAGCATTTGCCACAAAAGATAAAGGACATTCACCACAAGGCCCTGCAGGCTTCGGCCCGATACAAGGCAGCGGAAGTTGATCTGATGAACATATTAGATCAAGTGGATCTCTACAGAGTCTATCTACGCTATGGATTTAACTCTCTATTTCAATACGCTGTCCATGGCCTGGGCCTTGCGGATAATGTGGCCTACACTTTTATTAACGTCACTCGCAAATCCCGCGAGGTTCCGGAACTGAAAGAAGAGATCACAAAGGGCGCTTTAACGGTCTCAAAGGCGCGGAAGATCACGGCTGTCATAAATCCTGAAAACAAAAGCCACTGGATCGAGCTGGCTAAGACTGCGCCCCAATCCAAAGTGGAGCGAGAGGTGGCTAAAGAAAACCCCCAGGAAGCACGCAAGGGTCGCATGGACTTTGTTCATCCTCAGAATGAGATCCAAGAAAAGGTGGCCATTCTCCAGCAGCCCTCAGTCGTGCGCGTTCAACTTCAGGTGGGAATATCGGAGAAGCTCATGATGAAAATTCGCCGAGCCCAAGATTTGGTGGGTCAAAAATCGAAGAAACCAGCCGGCCTTGAAGAAACCCTCGCAGCCCTGGTCGATCTCTACTTGGAGAAACATGACCCCGTCGAAAAGGCCAAACGGCAATTGATCCGCGGGAAACTCGCGGGCGTGAGCCAAAGCACCAGTCCCAAAAATCAAAACGATTCAAAACAAAATGAGAATGAGAATGAGAATGAGAATGAGAATGAGAATGAGAATGAGAATGAGAATACTAGTGCCCAAATCCAAAGAGATTCAAAACCGAATGAGACCCGGAATAAGAGCCGGAATGGGAATGGGAATTCAAATCACAGTTCTATGACGCAATCATGTCCGGAACTTGTCTTAAGACAAGTTGTCGAAATGCCTGCGTCAAAGGAGAGCCCGAAGACTACAAACTTGCAGGACCGAAAGGTAGACAATGGCATTGGTCCCATGGGCCGGCAGGGTTCATCCACAGGGAAAAGGGAAGAAATCAAAGATGAAGTCGGTACAGAAAAAGATGAAGCAAACTCAACCACACATGAGAAGAGAGAACACGATACGACCAACGGAGCCAAGCCCCTACCTATGAACAAACAAATTCGCCGAAGACCTCTTCCCGCCGCCACTAAACATCAAGTCATGCTCAAATTTGCCGGAAGATGCAGCCATGTGAATCACCAGGGAGAACGGTGTCGGGAGATGAAGTTTTTGGAAATCCATCACCTCAAACCGGTTTCACTTGGTGGAAGCAACCTTTTGGAAAACCTAACTCTGTTGTGCTCCGGCCACCACCGCGCCCAGCATCTTTCTGGTTTACCGAGTCTACCCTTGCCCAGCTAG